A part of Anaerobranca gottschalkii DSM 13577 genomic DNA contains:
- a CDS encoding MgtC/SapB family protein — protein MEYFQLLGSLLLAIILGSIVGLEREANNHPAGLRTHALVCIGSTLITIVSWKTFTNLSYSGDPTRIAAQIVSGIGFLGAGTILREGVNIKGLTTAASLWNIAGVGLAIGFGHYYIAIVATLLTIVVLHLFNKWEKKIVFTKQNLSIKILVIDKPGMLGIIGTTLGKLNVDIKNIILEPYDSKMQIILQLKLPVKLKEQQVIEELIKIEGVINIEYED, from the coding sequence ATGGAATATTTTCAGTTACTAGGTTCTTTATTGTTAGCTATTATTTTAGGTAGTATTGTTGGTTTAGAGAGGGAGGCTAATAATCATCCTGCTGGATTAAGGACCCATGCCTTAGTATGTATTGGTTCTACTTTAATTACCATTGTATCTTGGAAGACATTCACAAATTTAAGTTATAGTGGTGATCCTACAAGAATTGCAGCTCAAATAGTCAGTGGGATAGGATTTTTAGGAGCAGGGACTATTTTAAGGGAAGGAGTAAACATAAAGGGATTAACTACTGCTGCTAGTTTATGGAATATAGCTGGTGTAGGACTAGCAATTGGTTTTGGCCATTACTATATAGCTATTGTGGCAACATTATTAACTATAGTTGTTTTACATTTATTTAATAAGTGGGAGAAAAAAATTGTATTTACTAAACAAAACCTTTCAATTAAAATATTAGTGATAGATAAACCTGGAATGTTAGGAATTATTGGAACTACACTAGGAAAATTGAATGTGGATATTAAAAATATAATTTTAGAACCCTATGACTCAAAAATGCAAATTATTTTACAACTGAAATTGCCAGTTAAATTAAAGGAACAACAAGTCATAGAAGAGCTTATCAAAATTGAAGGGGTTATTAACATAGAATATGAAGATTAG
- a CDS encoding glycosyltransferase family 2 protein, whose translation MTITCIIPAYNEEKTIGNILDVVKEVEIIDEIIVVSDGSIDKTVDVALSKGVKVVDLKENRGKGGAMKAGLEESEGEIILFLDADLIGLTPYHIKNLIEPVKSGRVPMSLGVFTNGRKTTDLAQKFAPYLSGQRAIKRELLNSMSDLEVSRFGVELALTRLVEKENINIEIVPLPDMSHVMKEEKLGFVKGFMARLKMYWEIVNYLFKNPS comes from the coding sequence ATGACCATTACTTGCATTATTCCAGCATATAACGAAGAAAAAACTATAGGAAATATATTAGATGTAGTAAAAGAGGTAGAAATAATTGATGAAATTATAGTTGTAAGTGATGGTTCTATTGATAAAACAGTTGATGTTGCATTAAGCAAAGGTGTAAAAGTAGTAGATTTAAAAGAAAACAGGGGTAAGGGTGGGGCCATGAAAGCAGGCTTAGAAGAGTCCGAAGGGGAGATTATTCTCTTTTTAGATGCAGATTTAATCGGTCTTACCCCATACCATATTAAAAATTTAATAGAACCTGTTAAATCAGGGAGAGTACCTATGTCATTAGGTGTATTTACAAATGGGCGAAAAACTACAGATTTAGCACAAAAATTTGCTCCTTATCTTTCTGGTCAAAGGGCTATAAAAAGGGAGTTATTAAACTCTATGTCAGATTTAGAAGTTAGTAGGTTTGGCGTGGAGTTAGCCCTTACCAGGTTGGTGGAAAAAGAAAATATAAACATCGAAATAGTGCCTTTGCCAGATATGAGTCATGTGATGAAAGAAGAAAAATTAGGATTTGTTAAAGGATTTATGGCTAGACTAAAAATGTACTGGGAGATAGTCAATTATTTATTTAAAAATCCAAGTTAG
- a CDS encoding proline--tRNA ligase → MKTSKYFMPTLREVSSDAETISHQLMLRAGLIRKQAAGIYTYLPLGFKVLKKIENIVREEMERSGAVEILASALQNAELWQESHRWYEYGAEMFRLQDRHGRDFCLGPTHEEIFTDLIRNNISSYRQLPLNLFQIQTKYRDEKRPRFGVIRSREFIMKDAYSFDVDEEGLNKSYEEMYKAYRRIFDRCNLKYQVVEADTGNIGGSSSHEFMVISEVGEDSLIFCDSCGYSANVEKAQAVDREFESQTIKKKEKVHTPNIKTIDDLAQFLSIESSKILKAVFYTDEKSRTFMCLLPGDREVNEIKLKKLLGIKEINLASEEEIYRVTKCKPGFSGPIGIDKEVFIVADNEVKTMTNFVVGANEEDYHIINVNLNEFNVNIYGDIKNAEEGDSCIKCGNKLSSSKGIEVGHIFKLGTKYSKLLKATYLDKNGKEQPMVMGCYGIGITRTLAAIIEQNNDEDGICWPKHLAPFEVAVIPVNIKDEEQADLAQKIYEDLKNNNIDVLLDDRDERVGVKFKDIDLIGIPLKIVVGKKISEGQVELKFRIGKETKLVNIEDIIEEVKSFYSLTC, encoded by the coding sequence ATGAAAACAAGTAAATATTTCATGCCTACGTTAAGGGAAGTTTCTTCTGATGCAGAAACTATTAGTCATCAGCTTATGTTAAGGGCTGGTTTAATTAGAAAACAAGCAGCTGGGATTTATACATATTTACCTTTAGGATTTAAAGTCCTCAAAAAAATTGAAAATATAGTAAGGGAAGAGATGGAAAGAAGTGGAGCAGTTGAAATTTTAGCTTCCGCCCTACAAAATGCAGAGTTATGGCAAGAATCCCATAGGTGGTATGAATATGGTGCGGAAATGTTTAGGTTACAAGATAGACATGGCAGAGACTTTTGTTTAGGTCCAACCCATGAAGAAATTTTTACTGATTTAATTAGGAATAATATAAGTTCCTACCGTCAACTTCCACTTAATTTATTCCAAATTCAAACAAAATATAGAGATGAAAAAAGGCCTAGATTTGGTGTAATTAGAAGTAGAGAATTTATTATGAAAGATGCATATAGTTTTGATGTAGATGAGGAAGGATTAAATAAAAGTTATGAAGAAATGTATAAAGCATATAGACGGATTTTCGATAGATGTAATTTAAAATATCAAGTAGTGGAAGCTGATACCGGTAATATCGGGGGAAGTTCATCCCATGAATTTATGGTAATTAGTGAAGTAGGAGAAGATTCTTTAATTTTTTGTGACTCCTGTGGCTATTCTGCCAATGTAGAGAAAGCTCAAGCCGTTGATAGAGAGTTTGAAAGCCAAACTATAAAGAAAAAAGAGAAGGTTCATACTCCAAATATTAAAACAATAGATGATTTAGCCCAATTTTTATCAATAGAAAGCTCAAAAATTTTAAAGGCAGTATTTTACACCGATGAAAAGTCTAGAACCTTTATGTGTTTATTGCCTGGCGATAGAGAAGTAAATGAGATTAAATTAAAAAAATTACTAGGTATTAAAGAAATAAATTTAGCTAGTGAGGAAGAAATTTATAGGGTTACAAAATGTAAGCCAGGTTTTTCAGGACCAATAGGTATAGATAAAGAAGTTTTTATTGTCGCTGATAATGAAGTTAAAACTATGACAAATTTTGTTGTTGGAGCAAATGAAGAAGATTATCATATTATCAATGTTAATTTAAATGAGTTCAATGTTAATATCTATGGGGATATAAAAAATGCTGAAGAAGGAGATAGTTGTATTAAATGTGGAAATAAATTATCTAGTTCTAAAGGTATAGAGGTAGGACATATTTTTAAATTAGGAACTAAATATTCAAAACTCCTTAAAGCTACTTATTTAGATAAAAATGGTAAAGAACAACCGATGGTTATGGGATGTTATGGAATAGGTATAACCAGAACTTTAGCGGCAATAATAGAACAAAATAACGATGAAGATGGTATTTGCTGGCCAAAACACCTAGCACCATTTGAAGTCGCTGTTATACCAGTTAATATTAAAGATGAAGAACAAGCGGATTTAGCTCAAAAGATCTATGAAGACTTGAAAAATAATAATATTGATGTTTTATTAGACGATAGGGATGAAAGGGTAGGAGTAAAATTTAAAGATATTGATTTAATAGGAATACCTTTAAAAATTGTCGTTGGTAAAAAAATATCAGAAGGACAGGTAGAATTAAAATTCCGCATCGGAAAAGAAACTAAATTAGTTAATATAGAAGATATTATTGAAGAGGTAAAAAGTTTTTATTCACTAACCTGTTAG